The following coding sequences are from one Sander lucioperca isolate FBNREF2018 chromosome 2, SLUC_FBN_1.2, whole genome shotgun sequence window:
- the LOC116062819 gene encoding apoptosis regulator BAX-like, producing MACEGNGMSDARIGEALIKEVIEEELKDVPSEDFPPLTPLADLKTDQEQKMVTQLAKMICIIGDKVQGDQEFKDAIDGIAGSSRSKCDSFKAVADKVFQHGINWERIAVLFYVAGKLAVKMVKAHLPQSVREILRWTVDFFRNNLLGWIREHGGWINSFSELAVASMQNVSSMSCHSYSLILIFVAGLALGSVITWKLTKRL from the exons ATGGCGTGTGAAGGAAACGGCATGTCAG ATGCGAGGATAGGGGAGGCCCTGATCAAAGA GGTGATAGAGGAGGAGCTGAAGGACGTACCCTCAGAGGACTTCCCACCCCTTACTCCGCTGGCAGACTTAAAGACTGACCAGGAGCAGAAGATGGTGACCCAGCTGGCCAAAATGATCTGCATCATCGGGGACAAGGTCCAAGGCGACCAGGAGTTCAAAGA TGCGATAGATGGGATAGCTGGTTCTTCCCGCTCTAAGTGTGACAGCTTTAAGGCAGTGGCAGACAAAGTGTTTCAACATGGGATCAACTGGGAGAGGATTGCTGTGCTCTTCTACGTCGCCGGAAAGCTGGCTGTCAAG ATGGTGAAGGCCCATCTCCCTCAATCAGTGAGGGAGATCCTGAGGTGGACCGTAGATTTTTTCAGAAACAATCTACTGGGCTGGATCCGGGAACATGGAGGATGG ATCAACAGTTTCTCCGAGCTGGCTGTGGCATCCATGCAGAACGTGTCATCAATGAGCTGTCATAGCTATAGCCTCATCCTGATCTTTGTCGCCGGCCTGGCTTTAGGAAGCGTCATCACCTGGAAACTAACCAAAAGGCTCTGA